Proteins from one Candidatus Omnitrophota bacterium genomic window:
- the lepB gene encoding signal peptidase I, producing the protein MNKKSQLREWIEALVVAGAIAIFARSFFFQIYKIPTTSMVPTLMPGDKIFVSKLTYGPKVPFTPFRIKGFAKPQRGEVVVFIPPHDRKKAYIKRLIGLPGDKVVIKGGNIYINEKMVVDSKMTHYYYNQGEYAKEEEPIVVPEDQYFFLGDNSISSLDSRYWGFVDKKDVVGKAIFIWWPPRRITMIE; encoded by the coding sequence ATGAATAAAAAAAGTCAGTTACGAGAGTGGATTGAAGCTTTGGTTGTTGCTGGGGCGATAGCTATATTTGCCAGGAGTTTTTTCTTTCAAATTTATAAGATCCCTACGACTTCTATGGTTCCAACCCTTATGCCTGGCGATAAGATTTTTGTGAGCAAATTAACCTATGGCCCTAAGGTACCATTTACGCCTTTTCGTATTAAAGGTTTTGCTAAACCGCAAAGGGGAGAAGTGGTAGTGTTTATACCTCCACATGATCGAAAGAAAGCCTATATTAAAAGATTGATTGGGCTACCTGGGGATAAAGTAGTTATTAAGGGAGGGAATATCTATATTAACGAGAAGATGGTGGTTGATTCGAAAATGACACATTATTATTATAATCAGGGAGAATATGCAAAAGAGGAAGAGCCTATAGTTGTTCCCGAAGACCAGTATTTTTTTCTCGGCGACAATAGTATTTCATCATTGGATAGCCGATACTGGGGATTTGTTGATAAAAAAGATGTTGTTGGTAAGGCTATATTTATTTGGTGGCCGCCTAGGCGGATAACCATGATTGAGTAA
- a CDS encoding CDP-alcohol phosphatidyltransferase family protein translates to MSLADKVSTIRIILIPVFVSLLIYARYHPFLRYLAIVVFILAILSDFFDGLVARIKKEKSDLGQIIDPLADKLLLLTSFISLYFLSNSLQLNVYLWLVLVVISRDFVIFLGFAILHFLKIEVVIAPSIWGKLTTFFQMFTILWILLGAPYYFFVSLTAVIFTLISGIDYFIRGVRAAQCNN, encoded by the coding sequence ATGAGTTTAGCTGATAAAGTATCTACCATAAGAATTATCCTTATTCCGGTATTTGTTTCTCTGCTTATTTACGCTCGTTACCATCCTTTTCTGCGATATCTAGCTATAGTGGTGTTTATCTTAGCGATTCTTAGCGATTTTTTTGATGGCTTGGTGGCGAGAATAAAGAAAGAGAAATCAGACTTAGGGCAGATTATTGATCCCTTAGCTGATAAGTTGTTACTTCTAACATCTTTCATTAGCCTTTACTTTCTTTCAAACTCTTTACAACTTAATGTGTATTTGTGGTTAGTTTTAGTGGTTATTAGCAGAGATTTTGTTATATTTTTAGGCTTTGCAATTTTACACTTCCTTAAGATTGAGGTGGTTATTGCGCCTTCAATTTGGGGAAAACTCACCACTTTCTTTCAGATGTTCACTATTCTTTGGATTTTGTTAGGAGCTCCTTATTATTTTTTCGTTTCTTTGACAGCAGTAATTTTTACTTTGATTTCTGGTATTGATTACTTTATAAGAGGGGTAAGAGCCGCACAGTGCAACAATTAA
- the plsY gene encoding glycerol-3-phosphate 1-O-acyltransferase PlsY produces the protein MQQLILLIVSYLVGSIPFGFVAVYLVKKVDIRTLGSGNIGATNVTRVLGKPWGIAVFILDFLKGFICPLIVTRLVDDPKILLFIFAALLAVSGHNWTCFLKFKGGKGVATSIGAICGLAVKFPVLIPVLVISIIVWIVVFFVSKVVSLASLASAFSFLIFSIIFYFTIGLPWEFLILSVLLFLFIVLRHRKNIKNILAKKELHF, from the coding sequence GTGCAACAATTAATTCTTTTAATAGTTAGCTACCTTGTGGGCAGCATACCTTTTGGGTTTGTAGCTGTTTACTTAGTTAAAAAAGTAGACATTCGAACTCTTGGCTCAGGTAATATTGGTGCGACTAATGTAACCAGAGTTTTAGGTAAACCTTGGGGTATAGCAGTTTTCATTTTAGATTTTTTAAAAGGGTTTATTTGTCCTTTAATTGTGACCCGGTTAGTTGACGACCCGAAGATTTTGCTTTTTATTTTTGCCGCTTTATTAGCAGTGTCCGGGCACAACTGGACTTGTTTTTTAAAGTTTAAAGGTGGAAAAGGGGTTGCTACCAGTATTGGTGCGATTTGCGGACTAGCAGTTAAATTCCCAGTGTTAATTCCGGTTTTAGTTATTTCAATTATTGTTTGGATTGTGGTATTTTTTGTTTCGAAGGTGGTATCTTTGGCCTCATTAGCCAGTGCTTTTTCATTTTTAATTTTTTCAATTATTTTTTATTTTACAATCGGATTACCTTGGGAGTTTTTGATTCTTTCGGTATTGCTTTTTTTGTTCATAGTTCTAAGGCACAGAAAGAATATAAAGAACATTTTAGCTAAAAAAGAGTTACATTTTTGA
- the recA gene encoding recombinase RecA, whose protein sequence is MVKEKDNSANKKKALELALAQIEKQFGKGAIMRMGEDTHLDIESIPSGIISLDKAFGVGGLPRGRVVEIFGPESSGKTTLTLSIIAQGQGNSGVAAFIDAEHAFDPAYARLIGVKLDELLISQPDTGEQALEIVETLVRSNAVDLIVVDSVAALVPKAEIEGQMGQSQVALQARLMSQALRKLTAAISKSKSCVVFINQLREKIGVMFGSPEVTPGGRALKFYSSMRIDLRRIATITGPSGAMGIRVRAKIVKNKVAAPFKEAIFEIMYTEGVSKAGALIDAAIDGGLIKKAGSWFSYKDKNLAQGKEQLRALVKEDESLRRELEEALGTTASS, encoded by the coding sequence ATGGTTAAAGAGAAAGATAACTCTGCTAACAAAAAGAAAGCTTTAGAATTAGCTCTTGCTCAGATTGAGAAACAGTTTGGCAAGGGAGCTATAATGCGTATGGGCGAGGATACTCATCTTGATATTGAGTCTATTCCTTCGGGAATAATTTCTTTAGATAAGGCTTTTGGGGTAGGTGGCTTACCACGGGGGAGAGTGGTTGAAATATTCGGACCAGAATCTTCCGGTAAAACTACCCTTACGCTAAGCATTATTGCCCAGGGCCAAGGCAATTCAGGTGTAGCAGCCTTTATCGATGCTGAGCATGCCTTTGATCCTGCCTATGCTCGTTTAATCGGTGTAAAATTAGACGAGCTTCTAATTTCGCAGCCGGATACCGGAGAGCAGGCTTTGGAAATTGTCGAAACCTTAGTAAGATCTAATGCGGTTGATTTAATCGTTGTTGATTCAGTAGCAGCCTTGGTACCTAAGGCCGAAATCGAAGGGCAGATGGGTCAATCGCAAGTTGCGCTTCAAGCCCGTCTTATGAGTCAGGCTTTAAGAAAACTAACCGCGGCGATAAGTAAGTCTAAATCTTGTGTTGTGTTTATTAACCAGTTGCGGGAGAAAATCGGAGTTATGTTTGGTTCTCCAGAAGTTACTCCGGGAGGCAGGGCCTTGAAGTTTTACTCTTCAATGCGGATTGATTTAAGAAGAATTGCGACTATTACTGGACCTTCGGGTGCGATGGGTATAAGGGTTCGGGCTAAAATAGTTAAGAATAAAGTAGCCGCACCTTTTAAGGAAGCAATTTTTGAAATTATGTATACCGAGGGAGTATCTAAGGCCGGAGCCTTAATTGATGCTGCTATTGATGGAGGATTGATTAAGAAAGCCGGAAGTTGGTTTTCTTATAAAGATAAAAATTTAGCTCAAGGTAAAGAGCAGTTGAGAGCCTTAGTAAAGGAAGATGAAAGCTTACGTCGCGAGCTAGAAGAAGCTTTAGGCACAACTGCTTCTAGTTAA
- a CDS encoding Do family serine endopeptidase: protein MKKIISLITIAIVFSLSTYAQSVATLEKLTIDVAASTGKSVVSISSEVKEKVNGRRYFESPFGDSEDDPFRGFFEDFFGALPDREFRRMGLGSGVIIDKDGYILTNAHVVAGATKVKVKLYDGREFDAEVKGSDERSDLAVVKIKAKDLPVAKLGDSSELKIGNWVVAIGNPFGFAIENPEPTVTVGVVSALHRYLPALGNRQGSLDDLIQTDAAINPGNSGGPLVNLKGEVIGINTAIITTSGGYQGLGFATPIDKAKRILNKLLKGESILYGWLGVSIQNLNEDLRNYFDIKEKKGVIILKVYKDSPAEKSNLNEGDLITEFDGKVVETTRDLSRMVSSSEVGKLVPIKIVRSGSKISLTVKIGKIPENVEEVELSTASKTSFRGLSVEDLDLQTKRKFKIKLDEGVVVVAIENDSLADQSGLMIGDVITKIENKNIKNKAEFQEVVSKIKGNCLVKTNRGYFVLKSK from the coding sequence ATGAAGAAGATAATCAGTTTAATAACTATCGCTATCGTTTTTAGCTTGTCTACATATGCTCAGAGTGTAGCGACTTTAGAGAAATTAACCATTGATGTTGCTGCTAGTACTGGAAAATCAGTAGTTTCAATAAGTAGCGAGGTCAAAGAAAAAGTCAACGGAAGACGTTACTTTGAGTCTCCCTTTGGAGATTCTGAGGATGATCCTTTTAGGGGATTTTTTGAGGATTTTTTTGGAGCGTTGCCGGATAGAGAATTCCGTCGGATGGGTTTAGGCAGTGGAGTGATTATTGATAAAGACGGTTACATTCTTACTAATGCTCATGTTGTTGCTGGTGCCACTAAGGTAAAAGTTAAGCTTTATGATGGAAGAGAATTTGATGCCGAAGTGAAAGGATCCGATGAAAGAAGTGATTTGGCGGTAGTAAAAATAAAAGCTAAAGATCTTCCGGTGGCTAAGCTTGGTGATTCAAGTGAGTTGAAGATCGGAAACTGGGTAGTTGCCATAGGTAATCCTTTTGGGTTTGCCATTGAGAATCCTGAACCGACAGTTACTGTCGGAGTTGTCAGTGCCCTGCATCGTTATTTACCGGCTTTAGGTAACCGTCAAGGTAGTCTTGATGATTTGATTCAAACCGATGCTGCGATTAATCCTGGGAATAGCGGTGGTCCATTGGTAAATTTAAAGGGTGAAGTCATCGGCATAAATACAGCAATAATAACTACTTCCGGAGGTTATCAAGGGTTAGGTTTTGCCACTCCGATTGATAAAGCTAAGCGAATTCTTAATAAACTACTTAAGGGTGAAAGTATTCTCTACGGGTGGCTCGGGGTTAGTATACAGAATCTAAATGAAGATTTGCGCAATTATTTTGATATTAAGGAGAAGAAGGGCGTTATTATTCTAAAAGTTTACAAGGATTCTCCGGCTGAAAAAAGCAACCTCAACGAAGGAGATCTAATTACTGAGTTTGACGGGAAAGTGGTTGAGACTACAAGAGATTTGTCGCGGATGGTTTCTTCTTCCGAGGTCGGTAAACTGGTGCCAATTAAAATAGTTCGCTCAGGAAGTAAAATTTCTTTAACTGTAAAGATTGGTAAGATTCCTGAGAATGTTGAAGAGGTAGAGCTTTCGACTGCGAGCAAGACCTCTTTTAGGGGTTTGTCGGTAGAAGATTTAGATTTACAAACTAAGCGAAAATTCAAAATAAAGCTTGATGAAGGCGTTGTTGTGGTAGCTATCGAGAATGATTCCTTAGCTGACCAAAGTGGTTTGATGATAGGTGACGTTATTACTAAGATTGAAAACAAGAATATAAAAAATAAAGCTGAATTCCAAGAAGTGGTTTCCAAAATAAAGGGTAACTGTTTGGTTAAAACTAATCGTGGTTATTTTGTTCTTAAAAGTAAGTGA
- a CDS encoding RecX family transcriptional regulator yields MKDFNQALSYSFLLLKYRARSKTELVRRLKEKKYSGSVVKQTVQYLEKNNYIDDKEFARLFILSAIEKGWGPRKVDFRLKQLGVSYDLRKPTPTLNTAFNNKLSQIVEERVTCLKKQKPPLSSKKISQKVMRLVLSRGFNYSEVSRIIDGLGVTNFENC; encoded by the coding sequence GTGAAGGATTTTAACCAAGCGCTCAGTTATTCATTTTTACTTCTTAAGTATCGAGCTCGTTCAAAGACCGAACTTGTCCGGCGACTTAAGGAGAAGAAGTATAGTGGATCAGTAGTCAAGCAGACGGTTCAGTATTTAGAGAAGAATAATTATATTGATGATAAAGAATTCGCAAGATTGTTTATTTTGAGCGCAATCGAAAAAGGATGGGGTCCACGAAAAGTAGATTTTCGTCTTAAACAGTTAGGCGTTTCTTATGATTTGCGAAAGCCCACACCAACTTTAAACACTGCTTTCAATAATAAGTTAAGTCAAATAGTAGAGGAAAGAGTAACTTGTCTTAAGAAGCAAAAACCGCCACTTTCTTCGAAAAAAATATCACAGAAAGTGATGCGGCTGGTTTTATCAAGAGGGTTTAATTATTCTGAGGTTAGCAGGATAATTGATGGTTTAGGAGTAACTAATTTTGAAAACTGTTGA
- the alaS gene encoding alanine--tRNA ligase, whose protein sequence is MKTVELRNAFLDFFKAKGHKFFTSDTLVPDDQSLLFTSAGMNQFKPYFLGEKKDIKTATSCQKCLRTGDLENVGKTAYHHTFFEMLGNFSFGDYFKKEAIVYAWEFITKKAKLKEKDLWVSVYKDDVEAYKIWKDQIGIPKNKIVKLGEDSNFWPANAPSLGPDGPCGPCSEIFFDQGEEVGCRKKGCNPDCSCGRFVEVWNLVFTQFNRTGKNKLEPLPQNNIDTGMGLERMACVLQGKNSNFEIDILAPIVSQARQLIATEKQDKATLGLIYAIVDHVRAATFSISDGIYPSNEDRGYVIRKIIRKALWSAHLLAKKEPFLYSLSDYVVEVMKDVYPELDKKREAIAKVIRAEEEKFLATLNDGQYQISLLVKALNKENKKTIKSEDLFRFYDTYGLPLELTKEIAKEASLGVDEKGFNDLLKQQQERSRKKSMFDENIFKKGKLSLTEKTKFVGYELNEIKVSIEKVFLGDETLVVLDKTPFYPEAGGQLSDKGIIKSDQGEFQVEQVFKVNEAIVHKGTIIKGNIEKGACLAVVDTKRRKALARSHTATHLLQAALRRVLGDHVVQQGSLVDEDKFRFDFTHFNKLTEEEKAKITALVKEFIKGRAKVEKKELSFKQAKEEGALAFFKDKYQDKVRVVSISDYSKELCGGTHVDNTAEIEDFEIESESSISSGIRRIRASVAKQAQLVIEVRQKTEEELKKRSEESKKPDRGKITQKFNQGKEELLLKTPEIIKGVNLLYVYSQESPLTIKEEKEVMLKLSDSLKKKIKLAVIFLVRRVEGKDIFICSAGDDLVNKGFSCRKLISEFGEKLSLRGGGSDKIVQGSVANWSDGFLDQLKEVLNQFIKL, encoded by the coding sequence TTGAAAACTGTTGAATTAAGAAATGCATTTTTAGATTTTTTTAAAGCTAAGGGGCATAAGTTCTTTACATCTGATACTTTAGTTCCCGATGATCAGTCATTACTTTTTACTTCAGCCGGAATGAATCAGTTTAAGCCTTACTTTTTGGGTGAAAAGAAAGATATAAAAACAGCTACATCTTGTCAGAAGTGCTTGCGTACTGGTGACTTAGAGAATGTTGGTAAAACTGCCTATCACCATACTTTTTTTGAGATGCTTGGTAATTTTTCTTTCGGTGATTATTTCAAGAAAGAAGCTATAGTCTATGCTTGGGAGTTTATTACTAAAAAAGCAAAACTAAAGGAGAAAGATTTATGGGTTTCGGTATATAAAGATGATGTCGAGGCCTATAAGATTTGGAAGGATCAAATAGGGATTCCTAAAAACAAAATTGTTAAATTAGGAGAGGACAGCAACTTTTGGCCGGCAAATGCTCCTAGCCTAGGTCCTGATGGACCTTGCGGCCCGTGTTCAGAGATTTTTTTTGATCAAGGGGAAGAAGTTGGCTGTAGAAAAAAAGGCTGTAACCCCGATTGTAGTTGCGGCCGGTTTGTTGAAGTTTGGAATTTAGTTTTTACGCAGTTTAATCGAACAGGAAAAAATAAATTAGAACCTTTGCCTCAGAATAACATTGATACTGGTATGGGCCTTGAAAGGATGGCTTGCGTTTTGCAGGGTAAAAACTCTAACTTTGAAATTGATATTTTAGCGCCGATAGTTAGTCAAGCTAGACAGCTGATTGCTACAGAAAAGCAAGATAAGGCAACACTTGGGTTAATATACGCTATAGTTGATCATGTTCGAGCAGCAACCTTTTCTATTTCTGACGGAATATATCCTTCAAATGAAGATAGGGGATATGTAATTAGAAAAATAATTCGTAAAGCTCTTTGGTCTGCACATCTTTTGGCTAAAAAAGAGCCTTTTCTTTATAGTTTGTCTGACTATGTTGTTGAGGTAATGAAAGATGTTTATCCTGAACTAGATAAGAAAAGAGAAGCCATTGCTAAAGTTATCCGGGCCGAAGAGGAAAAATTTTTGGCAACTCTTAACGATGGACAGTATCAGATCTCGTTACTAGTTAAAGCTTTAAACAAAGAAAATAAAAAAACAATAAAATCCGAAGACCTATTTCGTTTTTATGATACTTATGGATTACCGCTTGAGCTTACTAAGGAGATAGCTAAGGAAGCCAGTTTGGGGGTAGATGAAAAAGGGTTTAATGATTTACTAAAGCAACAACAAGAACGTTCTCGGAAAAAGAGTATGTTTGATGAAAATATATTTAAAAAAGGAAAGTTAAGCTTAACCGAGAAAACTAAGTTTGTTGGCTATGAACTTAATGAAATTAAAGTTTCAATAGAGAAGGTATTTTTAGGTGATGAGACCTTGGTTGTTTTAGATAAAACTCCTTTTTATCCTGAAGCTGGTGGCCAACTTTCAGACAAAGGTATTATTAAGTCAGATCAAGGTGAGTTTCAAGTAGAACAAGTTTTTAAAGTTAATGAAGCAATTGTCCATAAAGGTACAATCATTAAGGGGAACATAGAAAAAGGAGCTTGTTTGGCCGTTGTCGATACCAAAAGAAGAAAGGCTTTAGCTCGTTCGCATACGGCAACTCATCTTTTGCAGGCTGCTTTACGTAGAGTTTTGGGCGATCACGTTGTTCAGCAAGGCTCATTAGTTGATGAAGATAAATTTCGTTTTGATTTTACTCATTTTAATAAGTTAACTGAAGAAGAGAAGGCCAAGATTACCGCCTTAGTTAAAGAGTTTATCAAAGGCCGGGCTAAGGTTGAGAAGAAAGAACTTAGCTTTAAGCAGGCCAAAGAAGAAGGAGCCTTAGCTTTTTTTAAGGATAAGTATCAGGACAAGGTAAGGGTAGTTTCGATTTCTGATTATAGCAAAGAGCTTTGCGGCGGGACTCATGTTGATAACACTGCTGAAATAGAGGATTTTGAAATCGAGTCGGAGTCTTCAATCAGCAGCGGCATTAGAAGAATCAGGGCTTCAGTAGCTAAACAGGCTCAGCTAGTCATAGAGGTTCGTCAAAAAACAGAGGAAGAGCTAAAAAAGCGTTCTGAAGAGTCGAAGAAGCCGGATCGGGGAAAAATTACTCAAAAATTCAATCAAGGAAAGGAAGAACTTTTATTAAAGACTCCAGAAATTATAAAGGGAGTAAATCTTCTATATGTTTACAGTCAAGAGAGTCCCCTTACGATTAAGGAAGAGAAGGAAGTTATGCTTAAATTGTCAGATAGCTTAAAGAAAAAAATAAAATTGGCAGTTATATTCTTAGTTAGAAGAGTTGAGGGCAAGGATATTTTTATTTGCTCAGCTGGCGATGATCTAGTTAATAAGGGCTTTAGTTGCCGAAAACTAATTTCTGAGTTTGGAGAAAAATTATCCCTAAGAGGCGGTGGAAGTGATAAAATAGTCCAAGGATCAGTAGCTAACTGGAGTGATGGATTCTTAGACCAATTAAAAGAGGTTCTTAACCAATTTATAAAATTATGA
- the hisD gene encoding histidinol dehydrogenase — MRVVRNLDSLEKILSKKRLRKNKINEKVAKIIKSVSDSGDIALVEFTKKFDKVKISHRELRISESEISAAFNELDSKLISAFKVAIDNVTKFYKHQIPKTTRVRNANGKTLTSRYVPLERVGVYVPAGTAPLVSSVYMAVIPAIVAGVKEIVLASPPGKDKSLNPFILAMASLLKIKEIYRIGGAQAVGALAYGTKTIKKVDKIVGPGNEFVTEAKRQVFGKVGIDMLAGPSEVVILASKDANVEYIIADLESQIEHYNGSGILITNSRRIIREVRKRKTPGLALRVRNLEAGCQVVNRIAPEHLEILTKKPAALLKKIKNAGAIFLGDYTPVALGDYTAGPSHVLPTGGSARFFSCLSVKDFLKEVHVINYTKKALQEEVEVLEKIAGLEGMNKHIESVKKRLQA, encoded by the coding sequence ATGAGAGTAGTAAGAAATTTAGACAGTTTAGAAAAAATACTTAGCAAGAAAAGGCTAAGAAAAAACAAAATTAACGAGAAGGTTGCTAAGATTATAAAGAGCGTTAGCGATAGTGGTGATATTGCCTTAGTTGAATTTACCAAGAAGTTCGATAAGGTAAAGATATCTCATCGCGAACTCAGGATAAGCGAATCGGAGATAAGCGCAGCCTTTAATGAGTTAGATTCAAAACTTATCTCGGCTTTTAAGGTAGCCATAGATAACGTAACTAAATTCTATAAACACCAGATTCCTAAAACAACCAGAGTAAGAAACGCAAACGGTAAAACGCTTACCAGCCGTTATGTGCCACTTGAACGTGTCGGCGTGTATGTTCCAGCCGGAACCGCTCCTTTAGTTTCATCGGTCTATATGGCAGTTATCCCAGCTATAGTTGCTGGAGTAAAAGAAATAGTCTTAGCCTCGCCACCAGGAAAAGATAAGAGCCTGAATCCTTTCATTCTGGCGATGGCATCTTTGCTTAAAATAAAGGAAATTTATCGTATTGGTGGCGCTCAAGCAGTAGGTGCCTTGGCTTACGGAACTAAAACAATTAAAAAGGTTGATAAAATTGTTGGTCCGGGTAATGAATTTGTGACTGAAGCTAAGCGTCAGGTTTTCGGCAAGGTCGGTATTGATATGTTGGCCGGTCCTTCGGAAGTAGTTATTTTAGCCTCTAAGGATGCCAATGTAGAATATATTATTGCTGATTTAGAGTCACAAATTGAGCATTATAATGGATCAGGTATTTTAATTACTAATTCTAGGAGAATTATTCGTGAAGTTAGGAAAAGGAAAACTCCTGGCTTAGCTTTAAGAGTTAGGAACCTTGAAGCTGGTTGCCAAGTGGTTAATCGGATCGCTCCTGAACATTTAGAAATTTTAACTAAGAAGCCGGCAGCCCTATTGAAAAAAATTAAAAACGCCGGCGCAATATTTTTAGGAGATTATACTCCGGTGGCTTTAGGAGACTATACGGCTGGGCCAAGTCACGTTCTCCCCACCGGTGGAAGCGCGCGTTTTTTCTCTTGTCTTTCAGTGAAGGATTTTTTGAAAGAAGTCCATGTGATAAATTACACTAAAAAGGCCTTGCAGGAAGAGGTAGAAGTTTTAGAGAAAATAGCCGGATTGGAGGGGATGAATAAACACATTGAAAGTGTTAAGAAGAGGCTTCAAGCATAA
- a CDS encoding imidazoleglycerol-phosphate dehydratase translates to MRKAQIKRKTNEVDIKGNFVVDGEGKTKLNTSFEPLNHLLTLFAFHGLFDLDLAAEGDLQHHIIEDIGIALGKAFKEALGDKSGINRYGSFSATMDKVVVEANVDISGRPSLHREITAANKVGVDTILDSGTFDDTSFTAKHAEEFLEAFTQHGGLSLVYNIKSGEGDLHHILEALFKAMGKALDQATQIDPRRKGIPSTKGIID, encoded by the coding sequence ATGAGAAAAGCCCAAATAAAAAGAAAGACTAATGAAGTGGACATAAAGGGTAATTTTGTTGTTGATGGGGAAGGCAAAACCAAGCTAAATACTAGTTTTGAGCCGCTCAATCATTTATTGACCCTTTTTGCCTTTCACGGTTTGTTTGATTTAGATTTAGCGGCTGAAGGCGATCTTCAGCATCATATAATTGAAGATATTGGCATAGCTTTAGGTAAGGCCTTCAAGGAAGCTTTGGGTGATAAAAGTGGTATCAATCGGTACGGTAGCTTTTCAGCAACCATGGATAAAGTGGTGGTTGAAGCTAATGTTGACATATCGGGTAGGCCATCTTTACATAGAGAAATTACCGCGGCCAATAAAGTTGGTGTCGATACAATTTTAGATAGTGGGACCTTCGATGATACTAGCTTTACCGCTAAACATGCCGAAGAGTTTTTAGAAGCTTTTACTCAGCATGGGGGATTGAGCCTGGTCTATAACATAAAGTCAGGAGAAGGTGATCTTCATCACATTCTGGAAGCTCTTTTTAAAGCGATGGGCAAGGCTCTAGATCAAGCTACCCAGATTGATCCACGCCGCAAAGGCATTCCTTCGACAAAAGGAATAATTGATTAA
- the hisH gene encoding imidazole glycerol phosphate synthase subunit HisH has product MIVVVDYGMGNLKSVANACRLLGKPAIVTDSKEVIAKAEKIIFPGVGHFAQAMKELKKRGLISVIKKKIAEGAPFFGICLGMQILFEESQEAPGLKGLGVIKGKVKKFKDKSLRIPHMGWNQINIKKPTMFKGVKDRSFLYFVHSYYCEPKDKKIVATTTDYGVEFVSSISVENIWAVQFHAEKSQRLGLKLFDNFLKQ; this is encoded by the coding sequence ATGATAGTAGTTGTTGATTACGGAATGGGTAATTTAAAAAGCGTAGCTAACGCTTGTAGGCTTTTAGGAAAACCGGCTATAGTTACTGATTCTAAGGAAGTAATAGCTAAGGCTGAGAAGATAATTTTTCCTGGTGTTGGTCATTTTGCTCAGGCGATGAAAGAGCTTAAAAAGCGAGGTTTGATTTCGGTAATTAAGAAAAAGATAGCCGAAGGCGCTCCTTTTTTCGGTATCTGTTTAGGTATGCAGATATTATTTGAGGAAAGCCAGGAAGCCCCGGGACTAAAGGGTCTAGGAGTTATTAAAGGAAAGGTTAAGAAGTTTAAAGATAAGAGTTTGCGTATTCCTCATATGGGTTGGAATCAGATAAATATTAAAAAGCCAACTATGTTTAAAGGGGTTAAAGACAGAAGTTTTCTTTACTTTGTTCACTCCTACTATTGTGAACCAAAAGATAAGAAAATAGTTGCAACTACTACTGATTATGGGGTTGAATTTGTTTCAAGCATAAGTGTTGAAAATATCTGGGCAGTTCAATTCCACGCTGAGAAAAGTCAAAGATTAGGCCTTAAGCTTTTCGATAACTTTTTAAAACAATGA
- the hisA gene encoding 1-(5-phosphoribosyl)-5-[(5-phosphoribosylamino)methylideneamino]imidazole-4-carboxamide isomerase produces the protein MIVIPAIDLYQGKVVRLIKGDIKYSKVYSDNPVEIAKKWEAEGAELLHLVDLSAALGEGDNLEVIKDIIAEVDIEVQVGGGIRDIKKAKQLLSLGVERVIIGTKALDEDFLNEVLKSLGKEKFAIGVDVFNSCLAIDGWKEKTDFSGLDFVAYLQLKGISWVIYTDVCRDGTLEGLDFDQITKLDMFSDMKIIASGGVASLDDLRLLKKRAPFIWGVIVGKALYEGKFTLTEALGE, from the coding sequence ATGATTGTAATACCGGCTATCGATTTATATCAAGGAAAGGTTGTCCGCCTTATAAAAGGGGATATAAAATATTCTAAGGTTTACAGCGATAATCCTGTAGAGATTGCCAAAAAATGGGAAGCTGAGGGTGCAGAGCTTCTTCACTTAGTTGATCTTTCGGCTGCTCTTGGTGAAGGTGATAACTTAGAGGTAATAAAGGATATCATTGCTGAAGTTGACATCGAGGTTCAGGTTGGTGGTGGCATACGTGATATTAAGAAGGCTAAACAGCTTTTGTCCTTAGGCGTTGAAAGGGTAATTATTGGAACCAAAGCTTTAGACGAGGACTTTCTTAATGAGGTTTTAAAATCTTTAGGTAAAGAGAAGTTTGCTATTGGCGTAGATGTTTTTAATTCTTGTTTGGCAATTGATGGCTGGAAGGAAAAGACTGATTTCAGCGGTTTAGATTTTGTAGCTTACCTGCAGCTTAAAGGTATAAGCTGGGTCATTTATACCGATGTTTGTCGCGATGGAACTTTGGAAGGCCTTGACTTCGATCAGATAACTAAGCTAGATATGTTTAGCGATATGAAAATTATAGCTTCCGGAGGAGTAGCTTCTTTAGATGATTTAAGGTTGTTGAAGAAACGTGCCCCTTTCATTTGGGGGGTTATAGTTGGCAAGGCTCTCTATGAAGGTAAATTTACCCTGACTGAAGCCCTTGGTGAGTAA